The Micromonospora siamensis genome contains the following window.
CGTCCCAATCGCCAGCCCCACCTTCGACGGCTCCCTCCACAAGGGTTGGGCCACCGGCTTCGGGTGTTGCCGACTTTCGTGACGTGACGGGCGGTGTGTACAAGGCCCGGGAACGTATTCACCGCAGCGTTGCTGATCTGCGATTACTAGCGACTCCGACTTCACGGGGTCGAGTTGCAGACCCCGATCCGAACTGAGACCGGCTTTTTGGGATTCGCTCCACCTCACGGTATCGCAGCCCATTGTACCGGCCATTGTAGCATGCGTGAAGCCCTGGACATAAGGGGCATGATGACTTGACGTCATCCCCACCTTCCTCCGAGTTGACCCCGGCAGTCTTCGATGAGTCCCCGCCATAACGCGCTGGCAACATCGAACGAGGGTTGCGCTCGTTGCGGGACTTAACCCAACATCTCACGACACGAGCTGACGACAGCCATGCACCACCTGTGACCGCCCCCGAAGGACCCCCCATCTCTGGAGGTTTTGCGGCCATGTCAAACCCAGGTAAGGTTCTTCGCGTTGCATCGAATTAATCCGCATGCTCCGCCGCTTGTGCGGGCCCCCGTCAATTCCTTTGAGTTTTAGCCTTGCGGCCGTACTCCCCAGGCGGGGCGCTTAATGCGTTAGCTGCGGCACAGGGAACCGGAGAGGCCCCCCACACCTAGCGCCCAACGTTTACAGCGTGGACTACCAGGGTATCTAATCCTGTTCGCTCCCCACGCTTTCGCTCCTCAGCGTCAGTATCGGCCCAGAGACCCGCCTTCGCCACCGGTGTTCCTCCTGATATCTGCGCATTTCACCGCTACACCAGGAATTCCAGTCTCCCCTACCGAACTCTAGCCTGCCCGTATCGACCGCAGGCTTGGAGTTGAGCCCCAAGTTTTCACGGTCGACGCGACAAGCCGCCTACGAGCTCTTTACGCCCAATAAATCCGGACAACGCTCGCACCCTACGTCTTACCGCGGCTGCTGGCACGTAGTTGGCCGGTGCTTCTTCTGCAGGTACCGTCACTTACGCTTCGTCCCTGCTGAAAGAGGTTTACAACCCGAAGGCCGTCATCCCTCACGCGGCGTCGCTGCATCAGGCTTCCGCCCATTGTGCAATATTCCCCACTGCTGCCTCCCGTAGGAGTCTGGGCCGTGTCTCAGTCCCAGTGTGGCCGGTCGCCCTCTCAGGCCGGCTACCCGTCGTCGCCTTGGTAGGCCATCACCCCACCAACAAGCTGATAGGCCGCGAGCCCATCCCAGGCCGAAAAACTTTCCACCACCAGACATGCGTCCAGAAGTCATATTCGGTATTAGCCCCGGTTTCCCGGGGTTATCCCAAAGCCTAGGGCAGGTTGCTCACGTGTTACTCACCCGTTCGCCGCTCGAGTACCCCGAAGGGCCTTTCCGCTCGACTTGCATGTGTTAAGCACGCCGCCAGCGTTCGTCCTGAGCCAGGATCAAACTCTCCAACAAAAACTTGTTGAACAATCCATCCCGGCAACAAAAGTGTTGCCAAAGGAATCCCAACCAACAACCCACTCCAAAGAGCAGATCACCAGTCCGGGGTATAAATCATAATTGGCACTGGCTTATCAAACACCCTGTTGAGTTCTCAAAGAACAACCACACACCATCCGACAGCCCCGCTAACCGCAGGACCCCGTCCGGGGCATTTCGTCCGCGTCCCCGCCGCTCCCGCGCCGGGCACTTTTACTACGTTACCTCACCGTCTTCCCCGTGTCAACCGGTGTGTCCCGGTCTGTCACGCTTCGTACGGGTCGGCCTCCGGTGAGCGCACGCAGCGGCGTACCACTGCGTTTGATCATCGGATTTGGCAGGCCGGCCGCCCTGCGGTCACCCGCGAGCTCGTCCGTTTCCCTGCCGGTCGACAACCTTACCCGGTCGGTTCCGCTCCGCCAAATCCGCCTCGCGGCGTTCCTGTCGGGCACCACCCGGACCGTGTCGGTCAGGAGCTGGGCTCCCGGCTGACCCGGTACCAGTCCGGTTCGGCGCTCCGGTCGTTTCCTCCCGTTTGCCCCGTTCCGCGCTGGCAGAGAGAAAGTTACGTGTCTGCGGGTTTGATCGTCAAATCCGGGGGTAGCGTCCCGCGTCACATCATCCTCGTACGCGAATCTTCCCAGCTCAGAGGGGTCAGGATCGGCGCCGGGCGGCAAGCCAGCCCCGGACACCGAGCACTCCGACCGCCGTACCGAGCAGCAGGGAGGCGGCGATCAGCAGCGCGTGCACCCAGAGGAACCCGGTCGGCGAGCCCTCGCCCACCGTCCCGGTCGACCAGGCGCGCGGGTCGTTCCAGATGGCCAGGGCGAACCTCGGCCAGATCACCCAGGTCCACACCCCGACCCCGACCAGGAACAGCGACCAACCGCGCGACAGCACCATGGCTGGCCAGTATGCCAGCGCCGGTGCCCGGCCCGGCCGCGTCGAAGCCGGTCCCGGTCCTGCCTGAGCAGCGGTTTCCAGATCCTGGAGCCCGGGCACTGTCCACGGTTCAGGACCGAAGACCGGAGGTGGCCATGCAGCCCTTCAATCCCTGGACCTGGCGGGATCCGTCCGCGCTCGCCGGCGGGTACGACCAGACGACCGCCGCGGACGTACCGGAGCAGCGGTCGGCGGCGGACGACGGTCCGGACGCACCCGGCCCGGGCACCCCGGTCGACCTGGTCGGCTACCGGGTGGAGGCGACCGACGGCCGGATCGGCGAGATCGACCGGGCCAGCGACGAGGCGGACGCGCGCTACCTGGTGGTGGACACCGGGCCGTGGATCTTCGGGAGGAAGGTGCTGCTGCCGGCCGGCACGGTCGCCCGGGTGGACCACCTGGAGCGCACCGTGCACGTCGACCGGACCCGGGACCAGGTGAAGGACTCGCCGGCGTTCGACCCGGACGACTTCGCCCGGCCGGAGTACCGGGACCGGGTGGGGAACTACTACGCCGAGAGCTACCGGCAGGGCTGAGCGGTGTCGCAGGGGCGGTGGCCGGCGGGTCGCCGCCCCTGCGCGTACCCGGGAAAGGGGGCGGCGGGCCGGCGAGCCCGGAGTTACCGTGTCAGGCATGGTCCGGGTCCTCGTTCCCGCCCCGGAGACCGGCGACGGTCTCCCGGCGGCTGCCGCACCGGCCCTGCCCGGCCGCCTCGACGGCGGCCGCGACCAGCTCCTCGACGTACTCCGTGCCGGTGGACTGCGGTTCCGCGCCGGCGGGCGATGGCGTCCCGCGCTCTGACGAGCCGACTCCACTGAACCAGGGGCCGACCCGCCCCGGTTCCCGCGCGCCCGCGCGTCCTCCACACCCACGGCACGAAAGGCGTACCACCATGTCCGCAGCACGGATGCTCACCGGAGACCGCCCGACCGGGCGGCTGCACCTGGGCCACTACGTCGGCAGCATCGCCAACCGGGTGAAGCTGCACCAGCGCTACGACAGCTTCTTCATCATCGCCGACCTGCACATGCTGACCACGAGGAACACCCGCGAGGACATCGAGCGGGCCACCGACAACGCCCGGGAGATGGTCACCGACGTACTGGCCGCCGGGGTGGAGCCCGACCGGGCGACGTTCTACCTCCAGTCGGCGATCCCCGAGGTCGGCGACCTGAACACCCTGTTCCAGAACCTGGTCACCGTGCCCCGGCTGGAACGCGTCCCGTCGATCAGGGAGATGGCCCGGGACGCCGGCAAGGACGAGGTGCCGTACGGCCTGCTCGGCTACCCGGTCCTGCAGGCCGCGGACATCCTCTGCGTCCGGGCACAGGTGGTGCCGGTGGGTAAGGACAACGCGGCGCACGTCGAGGTGACCCGGGAGATCGCCCGGCGCTTCAACCATCTCTACGGGGAGGTCTTCCCGGTGCCCGAGCTGGTGCCGGCGGAGACGCCCACCCTGGTCGGCACGGACGGTCGGGCCAAGATGAGCAAGAGCCGGGGCAACGCCATCGGGCTGGCCGACGACGCCGCGACCGTGCGGCGCAAGGTGCGGGGCATGTACACCGACCCGAACCGGGTGCGCGCCGACGTGCCCGGGACCGTCGAGGGAAACCCGGTCTTCGCGTACCACGACGTGTTCAATCCGGACCGGGCCCGGGTGGCGGAGCTGAAGGAGCGCTACCGGGCCGGCCGGGTCGGTGACGTGGAGGTCAAGGAGGAGCTGGCCGTCGCGCTCAACCGGTTCCTCGACCCGATCCGGGAACGCCGGGCGCGGATCGAGGCGGACCCCGGCCT
Protein-coding sequences here:
- a CDS encoding SCO4848 family membrane protein → MVLSRGWSLFLVGVGVWTWVIWPRFALAIWNDPRAWSTGTVGEGSPTGFLWVHALLIAASLLLGTAVGVLGVRGWLAARRRS
- a CDS encoding PRC-barrel domain-containing protein gives rise to the protein MQPFNPWTWRDPSALAGGYDQTTAADVPEQRSAADDGPDAPGPGTPVDLVGYRVEATDGRIGEIDRASDEADARYLVVDTGPWIFGRKVLLPAGTVARVDHLERTVHVDRTRDQVKDSPAFDPDDFARPEYRDRVGNYYAESYRQG
- the trpS gene encoding tryptophan--tRNA ligase translates to MSAARMLTGDRPTGRLHLGHYVGSIANRVKLHQRYDSFFIIADLHMLTTRNTREDIERATDNAREMVTDVLAAGVEPDRATFYLQSAIPEVGDLNTLFQNLVTVPRLERVPSIREMARDAGKDEVPYGLLGYPVLQAADILCVRAQVVPVGKDNAAHVEVTREIARRFNHLYGEVFPVPELVPAETPTLVGTDGRAKMSKSRGNAIGLADDAATVRRKVRGMYTDPNRVRADVPGTVEGNPVFAYHDVFNPDRARVAELKERYRAGRVGDVEVKEELAVALNRFLDPIRERRARIEADPGLVDRLIVEGTERTRAEVRRTLVEVRRAMGLTAVYQRVRRRAERTRRAAPTPS